Proteins from one Drosophila gunungcola strain Sukarami chromosome 2R unlocalized genomic scaffold, Dgunungcola_SK_2 000012F, whole genome shotgun sequence genomic window:
- the LOC128255729 gene encoding putative inorganic phosphate cotransporter, with amino-acid sequence MVLGCLPCCSRNGYQQIGNTGPRFGVRHLQCILVFFGLAVAYSLRVNLSVAIVAMTDRNASNPDFPEFDWNESTKSYLLSSFFWGYVVTQIPGGYLSAIYGAKYMLFYGVLICSFLALLTPFCAELGGWQLVVVLRAVQGLCQGVIFPSTHTFLSKWAPIEERGRLVGYTYSGSQFGTVVMLSVSGYIASSSLGWPSTFYIPGCVGIVWACVWLYYCSSTPAQHSTITPSERRYIESSGQARRPSDAGREEQPRPPTPWWSICTSGPFLVLVLAHCANNWGFWTLLTEIPTFMKNVLGMDIKSNGPLSALPYFAMILLTCVFIWLSDALKQRGTVIPLGFSRKLFNTLGMWLPMLALIGLGYITEGEANVRLAIGLLTAAVATNSATYLGFHVNHIDLSPNYAGTLMGITNCAANFMSILAPLIVGLIVWDETNPAQWRIVFFFTAFVYFIGNLLFMLFGRTNVQSWNAPLVTRTPSPAGGVEPNEAAEDRAPLMDA; translated from the exons ATGGTGCTCGGATGCCTGCCCTGCTGCAGTCGCAATGGATACCAGCAGATTGGGAACACGG GTCCTCGGTTTGGAGTTCGTCACCTTCAGTGCATCCTGGTGTTCTTCGGACTGGCCGTGGCCTATTCCCTGCGGGTGAATCTCTCGGTGGCCATTGTGGCCATGACGGATCGGAATGCCAGCAATCCGGATTTTCCT GAGTTCGACTGGAACGAGAGCACCAAATCGTACCTGCTGAGCAGCTTCTTCTGGGGCTACGTGGTCACCCAGATTCCTGGCGGTTATCTATCCGCCATTTATGGCGCCAAGTACATGCTCTTCTACGGAGTGCTCATCTGTTCCTTTTTGGCCCTGCTAACACCGTTTTGCGCCGAACTCGGTGGCTGGCAACTGGTGGTGGTGCTCCGGGCAGTCCAAGGCCTATGCCAAGGCGTCATCTTCCCGTCCACACACACGTTCCTATCGAAGTGGGCGCCGATTGAGGAGCGCGGGCGGCTGGTGGGCTACACCTACAGCGGATCTCAATTCGGAACCGTGGTGATGCTGTCGGTCAGCGGATACATAGCCTCCTCCTCGCTGGGCTGGCCCAGCACCTTCTACATTCCCGGATGCGTTGGGATCGTTTGGGCATGCGTGTGGCTCTACTATTGCTCCAGCACTCCTGCCCAACACTCCACGATCACGCCGAGTGAGCGGAGGTACATTGAGTCCTCGGGTCAGGCGAGGAGGCCCTCGGATGCGGGACGCGAGGAGCAGCCACGTCCGCCGACTCCCTGGTGGAGCATCTGCACTTCTGGCCCCTTCCTAGTGCTCGTCCTCGCCCACTGTGCCAACAACTGGGGCTTCTGGACGCTGCTCACGGAGATTCCCACCTTCATGAAGAACGTGCTGGGCATGGACATCAAGAGCAACGGACCGCTGTCGGCGCTGCCCTACTTCGCCATGATCCTGCTGACCTGTGTCTTTATCTGGCTGTCGGACGCATTGAAACAAAGAGGAACGGTAATCCCCCTGGGATTCTCCCGAAAGCTATTCAACACGCTGGGCATGTGGCTGCCCATGCTCGCCTTGATCGGTTTGGGCTACATCACGGAGGGAGAGGCCAATGTCCGGCTGGCCATTGGATTGCTCACCGCGGCGGTGGCCACCAATTCGGCCACCTATTTGGGCTTCCATGTAAACCACATCGATTTGTCACCCAACTATGCGGGTACATTGATGGGCATTACAAACTGTGCGGCAAACTTCATGAGCATACTGGCGCCACTGATCGTGGGACTGATAGTTTGGGATGAG ACAAATCCGGCTCAATGGCGGATAGTGTTCTTCTTCACCGCATTTGTTTACTTCATTGGCAATCTGCTGTTTATGCTTTTCGGACGCACAAACGTTCAATCCTGGAACGCTCCCCTGGTGACAAGGACTCCTTCGCCTGCAGGAGGAGTAGAGCCAAATGAGGCTGCCGAGGATCGAGCTCCGCTTATGGATGCATAA